Proteins from one Planctomycetia bacterium genomic window:
- a CDS encoding succinate dehydrogenase/fumarate reductase iron-sulfur subunit, giving the protein MSKVTFRIWRGDSGQGEFKDYTTEVTEGMVVLDAMHQIQAENAQDLAIRWNCKAGKCGSCSAEINGMPKLMCMTQIKQLPAENPITVEPMRAFPHMRDLVSDVSWNFEVKKKIKGFSPKKADRPDGTWTMAQSDIDRPQEFRKCIECFLCQDVCHVLRDHHKHDEFIGPRFFVYSAALEMNPIDEGDRLADLKNQQGLGYCNITKCCTKVCPEHIHITDNAIIPLKERIVDEYYDPIKMVANFLFKRGKK; this is encoded by the coding sequence ATGAGCAAGGTTACCTTCCGCATCTGGCGAGGCGACAGCGGACAAGGTGAGTTCAAAGACTACACCACCGAAGTCACCGAAGGCATGGTGGTCCTCGATGCCATGCACCAGATCCAGGCTGAAAACGCACAAGACCTCGCCATACGCTGGAACTGCAAGGCTGGCAAGTGTGGCTCCTGCAGCGCTGAAATCAACGGTATGCCCAAGCTCATGTGCATGACCCAGATCAAGCAACTGCCTGCGGAAAATCCCATCACAGTCGAACCCATGCGGGCGTTCCCCCACATGCGCGACCTGGTCTCTGATGTTTCCTGGAACTTCGAAGTTAAAAAGAAGATCAAAGGCTTCTCTCCCAAGAAGGCCGATCGTCCCGATGGCACCTGGACGATGGCGCAGTCCGACATCGACCGCCCTCAGGAGTTCCGCAAGTGCATCGAGTGCTTCCTCTGCCAGGATGTCTGTCACGTTTTGCGTGATCACCATAAGCACGATGAATTCATCGGCCCGCGGTTTTTTGTCTATTCCGCGGCGCTCGAAATGAACCCCATCGATGAAGGCGACCGGCTTGCCGATCTCAAGAATCAGCAGGGCCTGGGATACTGCAATATCACGAAATGCTGCACCAAGGTCTGCCCCGAACATATTCACATCACCGACAATGCCATCATTCCTCTCAAGGAACGCATCGTCGATGAATACTATGATCCGATCAAAATGGTTGCCAATTTCCTGTTTAAACGCGGGAAGAAGTAA
- a CDS encoding fumarate reductase/succinate dehydrogenase flavoprotein subunit — MPEIAKLEHDVLVIGAGGAGLRAAIAAAAAGVKVGLITKSLLGKAHTVMAEGGMAAAMANVDDRDSWKVHFADTMRGGQYLNNWRMAELHAKESPDRVRELEAWGALFDRTKDGGILQRNFGGHRYPRLAHVGDRTGLEMIRTLQDHGVHQGIDVHMEHTVCTLLKDGDRVCGALSYDRQKGEFKLFHAKAIVLATGGVGRAFKITSNSWEYTGDGQALAYHAGAELMDMEFVQFHPTGMVWPPSVKGILVTEGVRGEGGVLRNKDGKRFMFDDIPDNYKNQTADSPEEGWRYVLGDKSARRPPELLTRDHVARCIQREVREGRGSPHGGVFLDIAWIKEKIPNAAEHIKKKLPSMYHQFMALADIDITKVPMEVGPTTHYIMGGVRVDGDSQMTSVPGLFAAGEVAAGLHGANRLGGNSLSDLVVFGKRAGDFAAEFAKKQGAGKINQAEVDEHIRKAMAPLERGSSAESPYAVQAKLQDTMQDLVGIVRREGEMQKALEVIGDLKKRAVNAGVGGGRVYNPGWHTCIDLANLLTVSEAIAKAALDRKESRGGHFRDDYPDKSTDGGTYNSIIKKGPDGAMQLQRRPLTPMPEELKQIIEDQKK; from the coding sequence ATGCCTGAGATTGCAAAACTTGAACATGACGTCCTGGTGATTGGAGCAGGCGGTGCCGGGTTGCGTGCCGCCATCGCTGCAGCAGCTGCCGGTGTCAAAGTCGGGCTGATCACCAAATCGCTACTGGGCAAGGCCCACACCGTCATGGCTGAAGGTGGCATGGCAGCTGCCATGGCTAATGTGGATGACCGAGACAGTTGGAAGGTACACTTCGCTGATACCATGCGAGGCGGCCAGTATCTCAACAACTGGCGCATGGCTGAGCTTCATGCCAAGGAATCGCCTGACCGTGTTCGCGAGCTGGAAGCCTGGGGCGCACTTTTCGACCGCACCAAGGATGGTGGCATCCTGCAACGCAACTTCGGCGGACACCGTTACCCACGACTGGCACATGTTGGCGACCGCACTGGTCTCGAAATGATCCGCACCTTGCAGGATCATGGTGTTCATCAGGGCATTGATGTCCACATGGAACACACCGTATGCACCCTTCTGAAAGATGGCGACCGGGTTTGTGGTGCGCTCAGCTATGATCGTCAAAAGGGCGAATTTAAACTCTTCCATGCCAAAGCCATTGTGTTGGCTACGGGTGGTGTGGGCCGAGCCTTCAAGATTACCAGTAACAGCTGGGAATACACCGGTGATGGTCAGGCTCTCGCCTACCACGCCGGAGCAGAACTCATGGACATGGAGTTCGTGCAGTTCCATCCGACAGGCATGGTCTGGCCACCCAGCGTGAAAGGCATTCTGGTTACCGAAGGAGTTCGTGGTGAAGGTGGCGTCCTTCGCAATAAGGATGGCAAACGCTTCATGTTTGATGACATCCCGGATAATTACAAGAACCAGACCGCTGACAGCCCCGAAGAAGGCTGGCGCTATGTGCTGGGTGATAAATCGGCTCGCCGTCCACCGGAACTCCTGACTCGCGATCACGTTGCCCGCTGCATCCAGCGTGAAGTACGTGAAGGTCGTGGCAGCCCACATGGCGGAGTTTTCCTCGATATAGCCTGGATCAAGGAAAAGATACCCAATGCCGCGGAGCATATTAAGAAGAAACTGCCGAGCATGTATCACCAGTTTATGGCACTGGCAGATATCGACATCACTAAGGTTCCCATGGAAGTGGGTCCGACAACGCATTACATCATGGGTGGCGTCCGCGTCGATGGCGACAGCCAGATGACCAGTGTACCCGGACTGTTCGCAGCTGGCGAAGTGGCGGCCGGGCTTCATGGCGCCAATCGACTGGGTGGCAATTCGCTCTCCGATCTGGTTGTTTTCGGCAAACGTGCTGGCGATTTCGCTGCAGAATTTGCCAAAAAGCAGGGAGCTGGCAAAATCAATCAGGCCGAAGTTGACGAACATATCCGTAAGGCAATGGCTCCGCTTGAACGCGGTTCTTCTGCTGAATCTCCCTATGCGGTTCAAGCCAAATTGCAGGATACTATGCAGGATCTGGTTGGAATCGTCCGCCGCGAAGGTGAAATGCAGAAGGCCCTGGAAGTGATTGGTGATCTGAAGAAACGGGCGGTGAATGCCGGTGTGGGTGGTGGCCGAGTGTATAACCCAGGCTGGCACACCTGCATCGATCTCGCCAACCTGCTCACGGTTTCCGAAGCCATTGCCAAGGCTGCTCTCGACCGCAAGGAAAGCCGTGGTGGTCACTTCCGTGATGACTATCCGGACAAATCCACCGATGGCGGCACGTACAACAGCATCATCAAAAAAGGCCCGGACGGCGCCATGCAACTCCAGCGCAGGCCTCTTACTCCGATGCCTGAAGAACTCAAGCAAATCATCGAGGACCAGAAGAAATGA
- a CDS encoding succinate dehydrogenase gives MSRVSLPMSPPRRMGETLRQDAWWVQPLIVFVILSSFIIYATWAAFQNAFYTWGPYLSPFYSPELWGDSPHAWFGPKPTWWPGWLPFSPALIILPFPAFFRFTCYYYRGAYYKAFWSDPPSCAVGEWRSSYLGEKTLPLVLQNIHRYFLYFAILFICFLAYDAVLAFIWDKPDGSGKTFGIGVGTLILCLNVYLLAGYTFGCHSFRHLVGGVLDVLSLHPIKKKIYDCSTCLNNNHHRWAWASLFSVAFSDIYIRMCSMGIWKDLHFTL, from the coding sequence ATGTCTCGTGTGTCTTTGCCCATGTCACCACCTCGACGAATGGGCGAAACGTTAAGGCAGGATGCCTGGTGGGTTCAACCTCTCATTGTGTTTGTGATCCTCAGTTCATTCATCATTTATGCAACGTGGGCCGCGTTCCAGAATGCTTTTTATACCTGGGGCCCGTATCTATCGCCGTTTTATTCACCTGAACTCTGGGGAGATTCGCCACACGCCTGGTTTGGCCCCAAGCCAACATGGTGGCCTGGTTGGCTTCCTTTCTCACCTGCTTTGATCATACTCCCCTTCCCTGCATTCTTTCGCTTTACCTGTTACTACTATCGTGGAGCCTATTACAAGGCATTCTGGAGTGATCCGCCCTCTTGTGCAGTTGGAGAATGGCGTAGCAGCTATCTCGGTGAGAAAACACTGCCGTTAGTGTTGCAAAACATCCATCGCTATTTCCTTTACTTTGCCATCCTGTTTATCTGTTTCCTCGCCTACGATGCGGTACTTGCATTCATCTGGGATAAGCCAGACGGTAGCGGTAAGACCTTTGGCATAGGCGTTGGAACGCTGATACTTTGCTTGAATGTTTACCTTCTGGCAGGTTACACCTTTGGTTGCCATTCGTTCCGTCACTTGGTGGGTGGAGTTCTCGATGTACTCTCCCTGCACCCGATCAAGAAGAAAATCTACGACTGTTCCACCTGCTTGAACAACAATCATCACAGATGGGCATGGGCGTCGCTGTTCTCCGTTGCCTTTTCTGACATCTATATCCGCATGTGTTCCATGGGCATATGGAAGGACCTTCACTTTACACTTTAA
- a CDS encoding DUF1570 domain-containing protein has product MKRYLLSMAVCAALATPLIADYLVIRINLGSETSSPLANTNSNQQGIGAGGLAGGGAMGQANRGRGLGGKGGGLAGGGGGAGGAGLGDSGGGPIGGGLGLGGGGGAAAGGGGPVGGGLGLGGAGGAAGGGTGGNRGRGLGGKGGGLAGGGGGAAGGAGAGAGGAGLGDLGGGPIGGGMGLGNMGGAPSGGPIGGGIGLGASGNNAGQNINQATGLVANKGDLFIVATEVTVTKPRNTDKVLISHKWGQSVMNPEWSLPGRATMQIIKVPGLDARYTKKRSELIESGNKEYLKLAEWMLENWNMPAEGKFSMQAKFEAYLNELNSQSSKLTPSDKARIDALLAVRSELAKPIKPASEEQELVKLVLNNVGKDYKTLQKGHFVIYYPPRTEKEAEAKLARMEQSYLGIMYWFALQGRALPVPEKQMICLLAETPDKFKTLHKMFDEVPMYADGFYSSLDNVTILAPARVDPAYDKFYSMYKSVETSLKTHSLDYKKLLNDRLDKPAVNPSKDDQQKVSDAVTGYIFALAANAANEEGDVATATVEAFRQVAAATGYMPRSVLLPRSVKEGLASFFATPKSSGELNLPSLWSGIGGAHWLYLPLFRKMADARKGGENAEVSVDEKTASPRKIKIGKLDVMAVVSDRVFRKAETATSEDKSFMMSKAQAESWALMYYLAKNRLPELRKYFEELRDMPRDMELSATVLEQAFARAFNLLDAQGENLDKNKVAKFESDWAKQMEMERLTVENSETGK; this is encoded by the coding sequence ATGAAGCGTTATTTATTAAGCATGGCCGTTTGTGCAGCCTTGGCGACTCCACTTATTGCTGATTACCTGGTTATCCGCATCAATTTAGGATCAGAAACCTCATCACCATTAGCCAATACGAATAGTAATCAGCAGGGAATCGGGGCCGGTGGGTTAGCTGGTGGTGGTGCCATGGGACAAGCTAATCGAGGACGAGGTCTTGGTGGAAAGGGTGGTGGCCTTGCAGGAGGCGGTGGTGGTGCAGGGGGAGCAGGACTAGGTGATTCAGGCGGAGGTCCTATTGGAGGTGGGTTAGGATTAGGAGGAGGTGGTGGAGCAGCCGCTGGAGGCGGTGGTCCCGTTGGTGGTGGATTAGGACTCGGAGGAGCTGGTGGTGCAGCTGGCGGTGGTACAGGAGGTAATCGAGGAAGAGGTCTTGGAGGCAAAGGCGGAGGACTTGCGGGCGGTGGTGGAGGAGCAGCCGGTGGTGCAGGTGCAGGTGCAGGTGGAGCTGGTCTCGGAGATCTTGGTGGTGGTCCAATCGGAGGTGGTATGGGGCTGGGAAATATGGGTGGCGCCCCCAGTGGAGGTCCGATTGGCGGTGGCATAGGTTTGGGTGCATCTGGAAATAATGCTGGACAGAATATCAATCAAGCAACTGGTCTTGTTGCCAATAAAGGTGATCTCTTCATTGTTGCAACTGAAGTGACTGTCACCAAGCCACGCAATACTGATAAAGTTCTGATCTCCCATAAATGGGGGCAGTCAGTTATGAACCCCGAATGGTCTTTGCCTGGTCGGGCAACCATGCAGATAATTAAAGTACCTGGTCTCGATGCACGCTATACCAAGAAACGAAGTGAATTGATCGAATCAGGCAACAAAGAATACTTAAAGCTTGCCGAGTGGATGCTGGAAAACTGGAATATGCCTGCTGAAGGTAAGTTTTCGATGCAGGCAAAATTTGAAGCTTACCTCAATGAATTGAATTCTCAGTCATCCAAGTTGACACCCTCAGATAAAGCTAGGATCGATGCGCTGTTAGCGGTTCGCTCAGAATTGGCGAAACCCATCAAGCCTGCTTCCGAGGAGCAAGAGTTAGTCAAACTGGTTCTGAATAATGTTGGCAAAGATTACAAGACCCTGCAGAAAGGTCACTTTGTCATTTACTATCCGCCGCGAACGGAAAAAGAAGCTGAAGCTAAACTCGCCCGCATGGAACAATCATATCTTGGTATCATGTACTGGTTCGCACTTCAGGGAAGGGCATTGCCCGTTCCAGAAAAGCAGATGATCTGCCTGCTTGCTGAAACTCCTGACAAATTCAAAACTCTGCACAAGATGTTTGATGAAGTTCCCATGTACGCGGACGGATTTTATTCTTCCCTTGATAATGTCACCATTCTGGCACCTGCTAGAGTTGATCCTGCCTATGACAAGTTTTACAGCATGTACAAGAGCGTAGAGACTTCTCTCAAGACCCATAGCCTGGATTACAAAAAGCTGCTGAATGATCGACTTGATAAACCGGCGGTAAATCCTTCAAAAGATGATCAGCAGAAAGTAAGTGATGCTGTCACCGGATATATTTTTGCCTTGGCTGCCAATGCTGCCAATGAAGAAGGCGATGTAGCGACTGCTACCGTCGAGGCTTTCAGGCAGGTAGCTGCTGCTACAGGCTATATGCCCCGTTCCGTGTTGCTTCCAAGGTCTGTCAAAGAAGGTCTGGCTTCATTCTTTGCAACTCCAAAAAGCTCAGGAGAACTCAATCTGCCTTCACTATGGTCAGGAATTGGTGGGGCTCATTGGTTATATCTCCCGCTATTCCGCAAGATGGCTGATGCACGTAAGGGTGGTGAAAACGCTGAGGTTTCTGTTGATGAAAAGACTGCCAGTCCACGAAAAATCAAGATCGGAAAACTTGATGTAATGGCAGTGGTCTCAGATCGAGTTTTTCGCAAAGCTGAAACCGCTACTAGCGAAGACAAAAGCTTTATGATGAGCAAGGCGCAAGCTGAGTCTTGGGCCTTGATGTACTATCTGGCCAAGAATCGTCTTCCTGAATTGCGAAAGTACTTCGAAGAGCTTCGGGATATGCCTCGTGATATGGAACTTTCGGCAACAGTTCTCGAACAGGCTTTTGCCCGAGCATTCAACTTGCTGGATGCTCAGGGTGAAAATCTTGACAAGAACAAAGTAGCTAAGTTCGAATCAGATTGGGCGAAACAAATGGAAATGGAACGCCTGACTGTCGAGAACTCCGAAACTGGCAAGTAA
- a CDS encoding RNA methyltransferase, with the protein MIESTLHQACCVILVRTKFDGNLGSVARAMLNFGISELRLVNPLANPCSHEARSMATHGAMLLEKSQTFQSLTDAISDCVWTGCTSARTGGLFRKQNVVELQHGIQKARETSDRGRIALVFGPEDHGLTNEEISICNYVLTIPANADYPVLNLAQAVVITLYEWYLSNGINPTKHEAVQLASAYQTQSMFEHLEAALRAIHFVWGEKGPSVFHAIRHLLGRAQITETENKILHGLARQISWYVNQKENSKKMPPESLEAE; encoded by the coding sequence ATGATCGAATCAACCTTACACCAAGCCTGTTGTGTTATCCTCGTTCGAACCAAATTCGACGGCAACCTGGGCTCAGTTGCTCGCGCTATGCTCAATTTTGGAATCAGTGAGCTTCGATTGGTCAATCCTCTTGCAAATCCGTGTTCACACGAAGCCAGATCGATGGCAACACATGGTGCCATGCTTCTTGAGAAATCGCAAACCTTTCAATCTTTGACTGATGCAATATCTGATTGCGTATGGACAGGTTGTACCTCGGCGCGAACAGGGGGCCTTTTTAGAAAACAAAACGTTGTCGAACTACAACATGGTATTCAGAAGGCCAGAGAAACAAGTGATCGTGGCAGAATCGCATTGGTATTTGGCCCCGAAGATCATGGTCTGACAAATGAAGAAATCTCTATCTGTAACTATGTTCTGACGATCCCCGCAAATGCTGACTATCCTGTATTGAACCTTGCACAGGCAGTGGTGATCACACTCTATGAATGGTATCTTTCAAATGGAATAAATCCTACGAAACATGAAGCTGTTCAACTTGCTTCAGCCTATCAGACACAAAGCATGTTTGAGCATCTGGAAGCAGCGTTGCGTGCCATCCATTTTGTCTGGGGAGAGAAAGGTCCATCGGTTTTTCATGCCATACGGCATTTACTGGGGCGAGCACAAATCACGGAAACCGAAAACAAGATACTGCATGGATTAGCAAGACAGATTAGCTGGTATGTGAACCAAAAGGAAAATTCCAAAAAAATGCCTCCAGAATCTCTGGAGGCAGAATAA
- a CDS encoding P-II family nitrogen regulator gives MKLILAIIQPARLEAVKEALARVAVFRLTAIEVQGFGRQKGQGETYRGHAFSMNLSRKIQLQIAVNEDFVEPTVKAIMEAGRTGPTGQIGDGKIFILPLSDCIRIRTGEQGPEAI, from the coding sequence ATGAAACTTATCTTAGCAATCATTCAGCCTGCAAGGCTGGAAGCTGTGAAAGAAGCACTCGCTCGTGTAGCGGTGTTCCGTTTAACCGCTATCGAAGTTCAGGGTTTTGGTCGACAGAAAGGGCAAGGCGAAACATATCGAGGTCATGCATTCAGCATGAATCTGTCTCGTAAAATACAGTTGCAGATTGCGGTGAATGAAGACTTCGTAGAACCCACAGTGAAAGCAATAATGGAGGCAGGCCGTACCGGCCCTACTGGCCAAATCGGTGATGGAAAGATATTCATCTTACCTCTCTCTGATTGCATTCGAATTCGTACTGGGGAACAGGGACCCGAAGCTATCTAG
- a CDS encoding carbon starvation protein A has product MPLLIFILAVVAIAYRYYSAFIAAKVLALDDKNETPAHRLNDGKDYTPTNKWVLFGHHFAAISGAGPLIGPVLALQFGYAPGLFWLVIGVCLAGAVQDMTVLCASVRFNGRSLAEIARQELGSWASHILSLATVVIVIIALAGLGFVVVKALGGDEVEYARGTIITAPPNGEFKWEYIDTGASGYYTTVVLCPAGSTITFPRDKDKDGKIITHANDTIKVHRPEEFIIRFPQEIPPLRKELRLLEGSKEIIKGSSWGLFTIAATIPIALLVGFYMYRVRPGKILEASILGGVLVIAATIVGAWIPGSAIEKWFLLTKTQTIWALCIYGFVASVLPVWMLLLPRDYISSFLKIGTIALLIVGTIIANPVLNHPPMNPAFQESGPTFDGSVFPFVFICVMCGAISGFHALVASGTTPKMIDKESHIRTIGYGAMLMEGMVGVVALIAAAALPVPLYYDINVSQADMKKYQPALVKLYSDLGLDQKQVNDPLHQVQADSLQHLKLSQVEEMVGGETLRGRTGGAVTLAVSMALIFTKALEWTALPIQAIIKYWYHFAIMFEALFILTTIDAGTRIARFILQDALSRFHPKFSDTAWLPGSVIATALVTAGWGWLIANGTIQTIWSMFGVANQLLAVAALAVVTTMLFNRGKGQYAWITLLPMLFITTTTMYAGGLMIKKFIYADNWVSITLTFFIMLSVALLLLIAIGRWLGVMFKK; this is encoded by the coding sequence ATGCCTCTGCTGATCTTTATTCTGGCAGTAGTTGCAATTGCTTACCGTTATTATTCGGCATTCATTGCGGCAAAAGTATTAGCACTCGATGACAAGAACGAAACGCCTGCTCACCGTCTCAATGATGGCAAAGACTACACTCCCACCAATAAGTGGGTATTGTTTGGCCATCACTTTGCAGCCATATCCGGTGCTGGGCCACTGATTGGACCAGTGTTGGCGTTGCAATTTGGATATGCACCTGGACTCTTCTGGCTGGTTATTGGAGTTTGTCTGGCTGGAGCTGTACAGGATATGACCGTACTCTGTGCCTCCGTGCGATTTAATGGCAGATCGCTGGCAGAAATTGCAAGACAGGAACTTGGAAGCTGGGCCAGTCATATTCTTTCTCTTGCTACGGTAGTCATTGTCATTATTGCCCTGGCTGGACTTGGTTTTGTTGTGGTAAAGGCGTTGGGTGGCGATGAAGTGGAATATGCCCGTGGCACCATTATAACTGCTCCTCCCAATGGCGAATTCAAATGGGAATACATCGATACCGGTGCATCTGGGTATTATACCACCGTAGTTTTATGCCCAGCAGGTAGCACAATCACGTTTCCACGTGATAAAGATAAAGACGGTAAGATCATAACCCATGCTAACGACACCATCAAAGTGCATCGGCCCGAAGAATTCATCATTAGATTCCCTCAGGAAATTCCTCCTCTTCGGAAGGAATTACGACTGCTTGAAGGAAGCAAGGAAATTATTAAGGGTAGTTCATGGGGATTATTCACTATAGCTGCCACCATTCCAATCGCTTTGCTTGTAGGTTTTTATATGTATCGCGTGCGGCCAGGAAAAATTCTGGAAGCCTCAATTCTGGGCGGCGTGCTGGTTATTGCAGCAACCATCGTAGGAGCCTGGATTCCTGGATCAGCTATTGAAAAGTGGTTCTTATTGACAAAAACTCAGACCATCTGGGCTTTGTGTATTTATGGTTTTGTCGCCTCCGTTCTCCCCGTCTGGATGCTCCTTTTGCCTCGCGATTACATTTCAAGTTTTCTCAAAATCGGCACTATCGCACTGTTAATCGTGGGTACCATCATTGCCAACCCGGTTTTAAATCATCCTCCAATGAATCCTGCATTCCAGGAATCAGGCCCAACCTTCGATGGCAGTGTATTCCCGTTCGTGTTTATTTGTGTCATGTGTGGTGCCATTTCCGGTTTTCATGCACTGGTGGCATCGGGTACCACTCCCAAAATGATTGATAAAGAATCTCACATTCGAACCATTGGTTATGGTGCAATGCTTATGGAAGGAATGGTTGGTGTCGTAGCGTTAATTGCTGCCGCTGCATTACCAGTTCCCCTGTACTACGATATCAATGTGAGCCAGGCTGATATGAAGAAGTATCAACCTGCACTGGTTAAGCTTTATTCAGATTTGGGCCTTGATCAAAAACAAGTGAATGATCCTTTGCATCAAGTTCAGGCGGATAGCCTGCAGCATTTGAAGCTATCTCAAGTGGAAGAAATGGTTGGCGGTGAAACACTGCGAGGTAGAACTGGTGGGGCGGTGACATTGGCTGTAAGTATGGCACTGATCTTCACCAAAGCGCTTGAATGGACAGCATTACCAATACAAGCAATCATCAAATATTGGTATCACTTCGCTATTATGTTTGAAGCGTTGTTTATTCTAACGACCATTGATGCCGGTACCAGGATTGCACGGTTCATTCTGCAAGATGCACTTTCGCGATTTCATCCTAAATTTAGCGATACAGCATGGCTTCCTGGTTCTGTCATCGCAACCGCACTGGTTACCGCTGGTTGGGGTTGGCTGATCGCTAACGGAACGATTCAAACTATCTGGTCCATGTTTGGAGTTGCCAATCAGTTGCTGGCTGTTGCCGCCCTGGCAGTTGTAACCACCATGCTCTTTAATCGAGGCAAGGGACAATATGCATGGATCACACTTCTCCCGATGTTGTTTATCACGACGACAACCATGTATGCTGGCGGCTTGATGATCAAGAAATTCATTTATGCTGACAACTGGGTGAGCATTACTCTTACCTTCTTCATAATGCTGAGCGTTGCTTTGCTTCTGCTGATCGCGATAGGGCGATGGCTTGGAGTGATGTTTAAGAAATAA
- a CDS encoding HNH endonuclease: MNDAALESNVLALNRLYLAIHVISAKRAFCLLCKGLAEVIDSQDGSFVNYDFSSWMEVSEHRKLNARGPNDDWVRTVTTEIQVPRIIRLLSYERMPRQTVKFNRRNIFARDHNQCQYCGKRFATSDLSLDHVVPRSQGGGATWENIVCACLACNIKKGGRTPKQANIKLIRKPEKPKRSPLLSQKLTQEKYQSWKSFLDSAYWSVELK; the protein is encoded by the coding sequence ATGAACGACGCAGCTCTCGAATCAAATGTCCTGGCTCTGAATCGCCTTTACCTGGCGATTCATGTGATCTCTGCCAAACGTGCCTTTTGTTTGCTCTGCAAAGGTCTGGCAGAAGTCATCGATTCTCAGGATGGTTCGTTCGTCAATTATGATTTCTCCAGTTGGATGGAAGTAAGCGAACATCGCAAACTCAATGCCCGTGGCCCCAACGATGACTGGGTACGAACGGTAACCACTGAAATCCAGGTGCCTCGTATCATTCGACTCCTATCGTATGAACGGATGCCTCGCCAGACGGTCAAGTTCAACCGGCGCAATATCTTCGCACGCGATCACAATCAGTGTCAGTATTGTGGCAAGCGATTTGCCACGTCTGATCTGTCACTTGATCACGTGGTTCCACGCAGTCAAGGTGGTGGAGCAACCTGGGAGAACATTGTCTGTGCCTGCCTGGCTTGCAATATCAAGAAGGGTGGCCGCACTCCTAAGCAGGCGAATATCAAGCTGATTCGCAAACCGGAAAAGCCCAAACGTTCGCCACTCCTGAGCCAGAAGCTGACCCAGGAAAAGTACCAGTCGTGGAAGAGCTTCCTCGACAGTGCTTACTGGTCCGTAGAACTCAAGTAG